DNA from Arvicola amphibius chromosome 13, mArvAmp1.2, whole genome shotgun sequence:
CGCTTAgaatgtgtttttttgtttgtttggttttttttttcgagacagggtttccctgtagtttctagagcctgtcctggaactagctcttgtagaccaggctggcctcgaactgagatctacctgcctctgcctcccaagtgctggggttaaaggtgtgcgccaccaccaccccgcttgttttgttttgtttttaaggcagggtctctagctgtgactggcctggaattgaATAcataaagatcctcctgcctctgcctcctaagtctgggataaaaggtgtatgccactatacCCAACTAGAATCTATTTTAGACACTAATAAGCAGTGTTCTAAAATAGTTATCTTGTTATTATAAGTTAGAGAAAAGGAACTTGTTTGTATTAGCAGTAAGGCCAAATATTCATGAATTGTGAGTTATACCTTAATGAAGTTGGTTctgtgaaagaaagcaaagagactACTTTGGCTGACAACAAAAGAACCAAGGGTCAGCAGTAGAACATTTATGTGGCTAGCATGCAAAAGATTCTAGGTTGATTCCAGTATCACTttgtgtttgtacacatgtgtgtgcatacttgaAAATGTTGAAATTACATCTTCAGTGTTTCCCTCACAGGAAATAAGTATGGCGATAAAATGTTGACTTCCTTGATTCACTTAGTTAACTCATAATGTCTATAACTACAGGTTAAAACACCAACTTACACTTTTTGTAAGAAATTCTTTGCAAGATGATAAGTTGGGCCTTGAAgttgggatcttcctgcctcagcctcctgtgtttcaggcctgtgccactgGGTCTGGCTTAACTATATCTTAACTATACTGGGCTTTCCCTATActtgtataaatgtatacattaaaacatacaaacacacagagacctccaGAACTTACTCTGCCTAAATGAAGCATTGACAAGCATTCTCCACGACCTTCCCCCACTGTCTTCTATTAGTACTTGTCGATAGCTATTTTACTCTCAGCTTCTATGGGTTCGACTTCTATGTTCTGTATTTGTTCAACTGTGCAAGATCTGCCATTTAGTGATTGCCAGTTGTGCTTGGCATGTCCTATGGGTCCATCCAATGACAAGATTTCATGTTATGGTTGAATAGAATTtccttgacttttattttttcattgatgGATACTTAAGTTGATTCTGGGCCCTGTGTAGGTTCACTGTGTGTGATGCTGCAATGAACCTGAGCAGTATCTTCAGCCTCCTATGTTTTCTTTCGGATACATTACGTTGAAGTGGGAGCACGGAGtcaaagtttttgttgttttgattttggtatGTTTGTCTTGAGAGATTTCTGTACTGTTTCCACTGCTGATTATTATATTCCCACCAACTGCATATATGGGTTCCCTTTGTTCCCTCTTTGGCCAaaactttttttacttttatataataACCATTCTAATGGATGTGATGTGATACCTCTTTGTTCTAGTTTGCATTTCCGTGATTATGGTAGTATTGAGCATTCCTTTAACACCTGTGAGCCATTCGTGGGTCTTTTTCAAAGGGGGTAGTTGGGTCCTTGTCCCactacttaaattttattttattttgattgtgtatGTGATGGGTCAGAGTGTGGCACATGTGTtgttgcttctttccttcctctgtgagATCTAGGGAATAAACCTCAGATTGTCAGGTTGTACAGCAAATGCTTTTTCTATTGAACCATCTTGCTGGACCCTTGTTTCATTTGGAGATTTGCAGTATTTTCTTCTGTtgagttccttttttattttggacTTAAACTCCTTATAACATGAATGGTTTGTAGATGTTTTTTCCTAAAATGGTCTTTCACTATGTAGTGTCCTTTCCTATGAAGAAGCTTTTTAGCTTAATATCAGCCTGTGGTTCATAATCAtttgttactccagttccagtggatccagtgccctcttctgacctcttcagacACCAGGGTCataagtgcacatgcacacatggcagaaggaacactcatacacataaatataagaaTTTAAGGAATAACAATAATTTTTGGAGCTTGATTAACTACAGGCAGGTTTTGTTTGAagtttgaatttatttatgtactttgcTTTGTAAAAGAAAAGTCTGTAGATGTTACTGTGTGCTATTACAGGCCTTTCGTGTCCTATCAGAACCAAGTGCCAGTAAAGAATGTTCTAGAGCTTGGCGGTGTTCAGATGTACCAGAACCTGCAATCTGTGGGATAAGTAGAATCTGggtcttcagactgaaaagaagaAAGCGCATTGCAAGACGACTGGTAGACACAGTCAGGTAAGGAGACCTTAGAGCTCTAGAATGGTACACAATGACTTACTAGCATTCCCAGAACCTCCCTTGGCTCATGAGCCAAACAAAagaatttcattaaaacattACTGTATAAATACTGTCAAAGACTAAGTCAAATGTTGATAAGAAGGGAATAACTCTTATGTATTCCATGCCAAActtaaatataattctttttcctttcttgcattttctttttcagatggaTTTTATGGTTGAGATAGGGACTCATTCTTAGAcctgactgaccttgaactagTGATTCTTCCATtttaagtgctagaattacaaacaTGCACCTCATTttgtctaagattttttttttatggcagtgtttgcatatatgtataagcCACGTAAGTGCAgtgtctttggaggccagaaaaataTATCAGATCAACCCTGGAGCTAgacctaatgtgggtgctagtaaccaaattcaggtcctctgcaagagcagtcctGTTTTAGTCACTTGTCCGTTACTGTGACAGAAAGTATGACCGACCAAggcaacatataaaagaaagtacTTAGTTTGGGGGCTCacggttccagagggttagagttcatgaccaTAGTAGATACCAGGAAGGCGTGTTCCTAGAGCATAgatgagagctcacatctcatcACAGAAAGCTACTGGCAATGGTGCGGGCTTTAGAAATATCAAAGCCcgtccccagtgacatacctcctaatccttcctaaactgtcctaccaactaggaaccaagtattcaaataaatatgagtctatggggccattctctttTCACATATCTACAAGTGTATATGTattcccaaccactgagccatctcttcagcccccagtttaattttcttaacaagaacatttatGTTCTTACATAACCACAGAATGGTCAAGTTCAAGGGACAGTATCAATATCTTTATCTGATTGATAgtctagttttcattttcatgactTATTCTCAAGTGCCTTTTATTAgggttctccccctccccatgcaGGGACACACTGTATAGTGAttgtagatcagtggttctcaacctgtgggtcgaccattgaaaaacatacatatttttcatggtcctatagttatgaagtagcaacaaagataattttatggttggggttaccacaacatgaggaactgtattaaagggttacagatTTGGGAAGGTAGAGAATCAGTGCTTTGGATGTTTACTTTTTTCATATTCTGTTTGACATAAAACTTCCTGTGTAGCTTAAGCTATCCTTGAGCTAAAGATGAGCCAATGATGCTTCTGCCACAGCCTGTCAGGAACTGCCAAGTGTTTGATGCTGTGTGCAGGTTTGCTTAGACTATCTCCAATAACCTGGGGTATCCCGTGGCACCTTTGTTTTTTACCACATTGAAGAATTTGAAGTGCTTTCTTTACCTTTTGGTGACTGTGACAGGGCGCTTAACATGGTTTAAAGTGGGGTGATTTACTTTGACTCCTGGTTTCAGAAGTGTCAGTCCATCATGACATCACCGAGGAGCTCAACAACTGAGCTCACGGTGTCTAAGAAGCAGAAATACAGGGGAATACAGGAAGAAGCAGGTGTAAGACAGAGCTCCTAAGAACATGCCTGAGCAACATCTTTCCTCTAACTAGGCACCACCTCCTATTGGCCATTGCATGAACACATCAAGGATAAATCTGAGATGAGAGCCTCACGATCTAATTACATGTAGATTCATTTAGATACATCTGGAGGTGTGCTTTACCAGATCATCTATGTCTTAATTCAATGAAATTGACAAAACTGGCTATCAGAGGAATATAGCTATTTATTTTACAGAATTCCCTTTaggatttggggttttttttttttaacatttatttattttgttggggGTGAAGGTGGGTAACATGTGCCGTGGCATGTATatagaggacaacttggaggaatTTGTTCTCTCCTACCACCATATGGACACTGGCGTTTGAACTTGGATCTTCAGACTTGGCAGTAAATGCCTTTTTCACCAGCCTTGAACCCCTTTTAACTACTTCCATTTTCAGTACTTTTAATTATAGTTGAACAAGAGCAAGGAAGCTTTagatttgttttgagaaaaatagtttttctgtgatggtggtggtgtggttattttatgtttggtgtgtacatgccatggcacacatgtggaagtcagaagataaaCTTGAGGaaactggctttctttttctttctactctgTGGACCTTTGAGTTTCTCATCTGAGAATCCAAGGCATTCTGGCACCAAAAATAgtagtactttttaaaatcaattatcgTTTAATGCGTGTGTTTAATTGAAATCTAAAATTTTAGTTGATAAATgtgatgttttctctctttttattttgtaggaaTTGCTTCATGTTCGGCTGTTTTCTAAGCACTAATGAAATTGCATTTTCTGACCCAACACCAGATGGCAAATTATTTGCAACTAAGTACTGCAACACCCCTAATTTCCTTGTATATAATTTTCATAGCTAAAGTCATTTGCAACCACAAAACTGGTACTGTGTGAAGTTCAGCTAAATAACTAGTGTCAGAATGACAGTTGTAAAGCTTGTACACGTGTGCATAccagttttatttcttatatgttAGAATTTATTGAACTATTTgggattcaaagaaaaaaaatctttggataCACTGAGTTCTTAATATTGAAAACCTAGGTGGCTTCTGCAGAACCTGGGCCACTTTATAAAGGATCACATGAACACACTTCAGATCATGGTTGTCTCATGCTCCATCAGTAGTGGCAAATCTAAACACAGACAATGAGATCACTGAATTCCTTATGCAACATTCTCACTTTGTAAACATACTGTAGCAGCTAAGTTGAATTACTTAGAAAGTATTTTGAATTTCCTGTTTGTAATAAGATAGCAGAAATCATTGTCTCAtatccatttatataaaatagttcTGTAACAGTATTAATCCCTTAAAGTTAATCAAAAACACACTTACCATAAAATTATGAGACTGTATTGGCACTGTTATCTGATGTTTTTATTGCATGAAAATGCTGCCAGGTAATTGAAGTCATGAACCAAACTAGTGGACCTAAGAACATAATGACTTATGGAATGCTCTGTCCACTTAAGTGCATTCAAATTTCTAATATAATTTGTATGCTcgtttatttttaaagcaaaaaattaCTCAGATTGTTTTAGTTCTTAAAGGTTATTTAACTGATATCTGGCATGAGACATCAGTTTTTGTATTTAGGTTTTATTGTTCATTGTAAGATTGGTTCATCTTTAGTCTAATTTGCCTGTACTACTTTCCAAGACCAATATGGAAGTGTTAAAATTGTGTGTAATTATGCAAACATTTTAATGCTACTTTCTGCACAAGAtgtctttaaatgttttattataaattttattaatattatttcattgttCAATGACTTATGAGAAACCAATTATAATTGTTTTATGGTTGTCAttattagtgtttgtgtgtgcatgtgtgcatttcaAGGTACCATATGGAGGCCTGAGAACTAACTAACTACTCttggaagtcagttcttttctaCCATGGGTTCTAAGGATCCAAGTCAAGAGGCCAGGGTTGTACAAGCACATCTACTGAGcaatctcactggccccagaATTCATAACATCCTGCTAATACTCCAATGTTATTTTTTAGCATAAatatctttgaaaacaaaaaaaaaacaaaactatagagATTATGCTAAGACATAGTTTCCCTATCATCCTACTTTGGGGTTTAGATACATCATACAGATGAGTTTTGCAGCTTAATTCACTTAATGTCTTAAGAGGTTTCAAATGTACACTGGTTTGCTATCGATACTGTTGCTTTGTTTACTGTTTGGTTTCACACCCAGGAAGTTTTGGTATTTAATAACAGCAATGAGTACATGGAGCATTTAGATCTTGTTTCTAATACcgttctaaagaaaaaaaagaaaatctggagtTGCTGGGTCAGAGATTATACAGAATGAGCCTAGATCTAAAtatcaaaaagtttaaaaaggaaagctaAATCTTATGGTGCATGTCAAGAGAATACTGGCGCTCAGAGCCCCCAGTAGATACACTGCGACCAGCTGATCTGAATAACCACATCAAGTAGTGTAATAAATGAGTGAGTCCTTACTGAAAAATTAAATTCACATGTTCCAAGGCAGACTGCACATAAATGAATACTGTATTAGCTAGCAGATAACCTGCTGATCAGTTGACAGCATCACCATGTTGATATTTGGTTTGTTGTGTGAGAATTTACATTTCTCAAGTTCTATAATCCCATGTGAACATGAAATAAACATCAGGTCTGTTGTACAAAATTCCTAAACCACCACACCCTGACATTTAGTAGTCAAGCAAGGGGCTGTAACATTCCTGAGTGGCACTTGAAAGGGATCTTGGAACAGAAAGGTAGTCATTGAGCAATAAATCCGAATAAAGTGTGGAGTTGAATTGCATGCCAGTACTGGTTTATTGTGAGAAGCAGAGTGATGTAAAATGATATATGGAAAATGGGATAGCCATAGGAAATGGGAATAAAACCCAAAAAGTACCAGTTTATGTGTTAGAGCCAATTCATGCTTTGTGGTCTGTAAGCAAGTCACTTGAGCAAGCCTACTAAAAATGATACATCAGAAAAAGGGTAGGTAAGACTATTGAATCTTTTCCATAAGTAAACTTTCAAATTGCTGTCATATTCATACTGTTTTGATGGACAATATGCTAATTAATTATCTGCTGCTGAATTACCTAAGATTCTATCTGTAGCTATGTCTGAGTATATCTAGTTTTACCAAGTAAGTTAATTCTGGTAATTCCAAAGAGCTGTGACTCAATTGATCCAATTTAATCTCACTTTATATGCAAGAAAACAAGGTTTCAATAAAAACCACATATATTACCCAAGTTCAGTGGCAACACAAGAATAGAAGATAATGCTGAGGTGGCTGGTATCAAAACTGTCCTTTATTAATTCTTGCATCACAACTTTGAAAGACTTAAGATACAGtcaatagaaacaaaatacactgaataaaaatatattaatgagTTAGACACTAAGATGTAAAGAGATACGAAACATCTGTAACCAGGGTCTGAAAACCTTAGGAGCTACTCTACTGAACCATGTTCAGGGAACATTTAATAAGCACAGAACCGACAGGCCAGCTATATAGCTGGACACTGAACAGATGCAGATTCACTCTGTACTGTATAAGGTAAATTTTTCATGACCCACTGATGAACACCTAAAAAGATCTTTAGTAAAGCAATGGTCCCTTGATTCTAAAGTCGCCTCAGACAGGGTAACTAGTGTTTTAAGTCAGGGGCAGCATCTAGGTACCTGGAGAGTTTTTTAAACTTCACAGACTATCCAGTATAATAAATGCTTATATAAAATGTCGGAAAATTATGCAAATATTAACAGTACAGTGGTCCTAAAATAAACCACCTCCAGTGTCTAGCCACTGcagtaactaaataaataaatgcaactgaGTCAATAGTTCACATACAAGCTGTGCTTCATGCTTAGACCACCACAACAGCATTATTGGACATCTAGTTCCAAGGCATCAACGATGTGTGCAGCAGAAGGACGATCTTTAGGATCCTCATTAGTGCACACAGAGAAGAGTTCAATGACTTTCTGGTAGGATTCATCCAGCTCCTCCATGTTGATGGATGGCCTGGTCCCCAGAGCGGCATAGTACGCTTCATCATCGAAGTCACTCTCATCAAAGGTTGCATCTGCACATGAGGAGTTAGAAATGGAAACAAGCAAAATCGTGTAGGTCATGGAACAGCTCAACAGCTTACTGTCCTGCAAGAAGGCAGGGTTACCCAGACCACAGGCAGTCTGTTCAACTATTCCTGCCACAGAGATTCGCTATTTTCTCTTCACCAAGAAGTTAAGGAAACTTATTTCAACTAGATAACCCCACCTACCCATCCAGCAAATGGgtaatttattaaagaaaaatgagaaccCATGAGTGGAGAGGTTATATACATAATAGCCCTATTCTCAATCTGTATTTCATTTGTATAAGATTAAATATAGCCAAATGAATCACAGTACTACTATAATCTTAAACAACTTGCTGTTTGAATTTTAACTTAATGGAAAGACAATTTTATGTACTAATTACCAGAAAGAAATTCAGATCATGTTAAAACCTATTTGTATCTAtaccttcatcatcatcatcatctggaAGATTGATGTGTGGAATACATAAAGTCATCATTTCCCACAGAGTAAGGCCAAAAGCAAACACATCTGCTTTGTCAGTAATAATGCCATTTTCCTCCAACGCTTCTTTGGGTTTCCATGGCTCAGTACCAATATAACAGGCCTCAGGATCAGtcactaaaacacacacacaaaaaaaaaaaatggagaaaggcaagcaaccaacaaaacaacacaagcaAAGCTCATTTACGTAGGGAGTTCAGAAGTTAATCACTGTTAATCActatattcaacctcactctaaAGGAGCTGTCCCTTATCAGACTAGGAAGTATTAAAATCTCATCAGTTGGTAGGAATGTAAGAAAACAACAGTTCTCTTAGAAAGTAACAGAAATTTAGAGTATAGATAGATGTCAAACTTCCAGACTCAAGCCAGACCATCTTGTAAGCGGTGTGACACAGCAGACTACTTCATGTctaggttttgggttttttgtaaGCTCTTAGTATCACAGAGGCTGAAAGCCAAATGGCATTTCAGTTCTTCCATGATTGCTAAGTCGggagctcagactggccttgaaaaaGTATCTGCCACTCACAGCCCCTTGCAGTCTAGTCCTGTTGTCGACTTCAATAGAAGAGCAaaagcaaaaagacagaaaaaattaaTTAGGAAATAATGGACTCTTAGATCAATCTGCAAAGAATTAACATTTCAATAGTATCAAGTCTTCAAATATACAGATCCTTCTTTCTCTATCTGGTTCCATCTTAGTGATGCTTTATAGCTTCCAGACTAGAGACTTAGACTtaatggatttattcatttttttcttagatttttaaatatcttggaGTTATAAATGGAATTTTTAACTTCGTTTTCTTGTTATTTACTAGTATATAGGAAAACAATGGACAGCTACTTACTCTAGTACCACTTTCCTTCTAAAATCAATGTCTCCTTACTAGTTGTTTTTGGATTTTCTAGTTCTTATATCAATTTTGATAATtgcattgtttatttattatatatacagtgttctgcctgcacaccagaagagggcaccaggtcttattatagatggttgtgaacaccatgtggttgctgggaattgaattcaggacctttagaagaacagctagtgctcttaacctctgagccatctctcctgataATTGCATTTTCATGTacgctgtcattttttttttttttttttttttttttttttggtttttcgagacagggtttctctgtggctttggagcctgtcctggaactagctctgtagaccaggctggtctcgaactcacagagatccgcctgcctctgcctcctgagtgctgggattaaaggcgtgcgccaccatcacccggcatGGCTGTCTGTAATAGTCCTTACACAAGTGTAGAGCATGCAGCTGTGACCCTCTTCACGCCTCATATTGGTGGCTATGTTCTCTCTTTTCTCAATCTTGagagaatttatttttccatagtcCAGCTTTTGGCTTCATTAACATTTCCCAGTGACTTCTGTTCCTATCTTTCTTATTCCTTCCATTGGCAAGGACacagccaacagtggcccagtgaCCCTCCAATAACTACATACATTTTCATTGCCAAACTCCCAAAACTCAAGGTTCTCCCAAATATTTTGTTAGTAATCTAATTTAATTCCTTTGTCCAGTACTCTATGACATCTTCCTTAAGGCAAAATTTCCTTTATATGTTTAAAAACTCTATTTCTCTAACTAAGATAAATCAAATTCACTGGACAGTGTTAAAGTATATTACCCTAAAAATATAATTCTTCAGTATTTCATTACGATAATCTCCATTTTATACAAggataaaattgaaaacaaaatgctAATAACTCCTAAACAATAGGGGAGAAAACAAGCAGTTTGTTTAATCAAAGAATCTTATCTTCAAAATTCTACTTTGAGGCTTTCAATTAATATACAAGTAGAGAAACatttgaagagaaaagggaagatatAATAGTCCTGATTAGCATGATTGGATCAGAATACCCAGAAGCTGGGGAAGTTCTAGTTTGGTGGGTATGTCTTTCCCACAGTTATTCAAGTAAAATCCAAACTAGTAAGAGCCAGTGTGGGCACAGACTCAAGACTGGAAAGACTGTAAGTCTGACAGTTCATGTAGCAACGGAAGAAGCTGGGCACTCAGAGGAAGcaaaacaccaaagacactctgtATCACACACTTGTCATAAACAGCTCACTTTAAACCATGTGGGTTTATTATGTTGTAGAATGCAAAAACTAGGAGTTCAAAATCTGAATGAATTTAAAACAATGTTACTTACCAGTCATATTTTCATCCAATGGCAGAGAGACTCCTACATCACAGATTTTAATTGTTTCAAAATCGCCTTTAATTACAACATTTGAAGACTTTATGTCTCCATGAAGCAGCTTCTTTTCTTGATGCAGATACTAAAATGGTAAAAACAATCAAATACATGAGTAGAAAAAACCTAATAAAAGTTCTTTTAATAAAACAGTGActtgagtcaggcagtggtggcacacacctagggaggcagaggcagaaggatctctgagtgcatggcagcctggtctacagagcgagttctgggacagccagggcagaaGCCCTGCCTCGGGGGGGAGAGGAGAACAAATGAACACAAAAGCAGCAATGACTGAACTCCCTTTGTGAACTGGACTCACTGACCTGTCCCAGGGTGAAGCCAGGGACAGGCCATGCCATTTCAATTGTCCTTAAAGGTGTCTCAGTTCTTAAAGCCCATATAATTTCCTATCAGATTTCAAAACACTCCAATTTCACTTGAGGCCaatggttttaaattttgaaattttcacaaTAGCAAATATCTCAAATTGTGATGTAATGCAAGAATAGCAGATGACATGGGGACACTATAATCATGTGCAGAAGCAGAGCTGTACCCCAGAGCTATATTATGTTTTCTACATGAACTCCTTCTGGGGTGTACGTAATTACAGTCACATTTTGAAGAGTGCTGCAAAATGGCT
Protein-coding regions in this window:
- the Pbk gene encoding lymphokine-activated killer T-cell-originated protein kinase — protein: MEGINDFKTPNKLSEKRKSVLCSTPYINIPASPFMQKLGFGTGVNVYLMKRSPRGLSHSPWAVKKINPICNDHYRSVYQKRLTDEAKILKNLHHPNIIGYRAFTEASDGSLCLAMEYGGEKSLNDLIEERNKDSGRPFPAAVILRVALHMARGLKYLHQEKKLLHGDIKSSNVVIKGDFETIKICDVGVSLPLDENMTVTDPEACYIGTEPWKPKEALEENGIITDKADVFAFGLTLWEMMTLCIPHINLPDDDDDEDATFDESDFDDEAYYAALGTRPSINMEELDESYQKVIELFSVCTNEDPKDRPSAAHIVDALELDVQ